The following DNA comes from Candidatus Dependentiae bacterium.
CATTTGATCCACTTGCACAATTGCAAAACATTCAGCTATATAGTCTACAAAAAATACATGGGTATAAAGAACTACAAAACTGTACATTTAATTTGCATATTTTTGACGAAACATTCGATAGAGATAACGGTCGCTTTATGGATACAGCTGCCATCATGAAAAATCTTGACTTGATAATAACAATAGATACTTCAATTGCTCATTTGGCAGGAGCACTTGGCGTGCCTGTTTGGGTCTTATTGCCATATAAAGCGGATTGGCGCTGGATGCTCAACAAAACCAACTCTCCATGGTATCCAACCATGCGATTATTCAGACAAAAAAAACCAGGTGATTGGGAAACCGTCATACAAGAAATTATTAAGGAACTTTCATGAAAAAAAAGGTATATTTACTTTTGTTACTCTTTCTTACCGCTAAGCTATCTTGCATAGTAGACAATAACACACACTGGTTTGATCAAGGTGTAAATGCATTCAACAATAAAGACTATCAGCACGCATTAGATTTGTTTAAAAAAACAATACACCTCACTCCATACTCAATAAATGCATATTTTAATGCTGGACTCTGTTGTATGCACCTAATAAGATGGAAACAAGCTGCCAACTATTTTAAGAAAGCAGCCAACCAAAATACTCGTCATTTCAATGCGCATTTTTATTGTGCTCGCTCATTGCGAAATGCAAAAAAAATACACGAAGCTATTGAAATGTTTACGCGTGCAATAGCACTAAACCCTAATGATATCGACGCGCAGTTTGAACTTGGTGTTTTATACACACAACAATATGTATATGACAAGGCACTTGATTGTTATGATGCCGTATTAAAAATCGCACCACAGTGTATTGATGCCTTACGTAATGCCGGACACACTGCTCGCTACAAAGGCGATATGAGACGTGCAGCAGATTATTATAAACGTGGTATCACACTTAAGCCCAATCAAGCACACCTGCAATATGGACTTGGTGAATCATTGCTTGCACTCGGTGACTTTAAAAATGGTTGGGATGCATTTGAGCATCGCTGGAAACGCATGCCCGATAAAAGAAAATTTAGCGATAAGCAGTGGGACGGAAAAACTGACTTATGCGGGAAAAAAATTGTCGTTCGTGCAGAGTATGGCCAAGGCGATTCGATACAATTTATTCGCTATGCACAGTTGCTAAAAAAAATGGGTGCCATCGTTATTTTTGAAACACAGCATACACTTCTAGATTTACTTAATACATCTCCATATATAGATAAGTTAATCATGGTAAATGAAAACAAACCACTTAATATTGAACATGATTATCAAATTCCCATTATGAGTTTACCACATGTTTTTAACACCTGGTCTGAGCATGATATTCCAAATAACGTTCCGTATATATGGGCACAACCAGAACTTGTTGATTCTTGGAAACAAAAAATCGCACACGATACAAATTTTAAAATTGGTATTTGCTGGCAAGGCAGCCCGTACTATGAAAAGTTTAAATCACCCCTTTCGCGAAAAGCAGTACCTGTCAAATTATTTGCAGAACTTGCACGCATAGATGGGGTAAGTGTATATAGCTTACAGAAAATAAATGGACTTGAAGAATTAAAAGAACTCAGTAACAATATTGTTATTCACTCATATAATGATTTTGACTATTCCCACGGCCGCTTTATGGATACGGCTGCACTCATTAAAAATCTTGATTTAGTCATCACTGTAGATACATCTGTTGCACATCTTGCTGGTGCACTTGGTGCACCTACTTGGGTACTATTACCCTATGTCGCTGATTGGCGCTGGATGCAACATCGTTCTGACTGTCCTTGGTATCCAACAATGCAATTATTTCGACAGATAGAACCTGACAACTGGCAAAGTGTAATGAATGAAATTATTATCACTTTAGTAAAAGAAAAATTAAGCAACTTAAAAAATTCTTCCTCAGACTCCAAGGCTAACTCTCAAAAACTCTTATAAATAAGCATATATAACTTCCATTCTTCTATTTACTTGATACGCCACCTAAGAATTTATAATAGTCATTATACATAATGTTAAATTTTGCATAGGAGAAACAATGAAAAAACACATTTTTATTTTTATAACGTTCATGTCTATAAGCCACAAAACCATCTTTTGTATGGATGAAAAACAAATTCATAAACACAATCAAGAAAAATTCAGAAAAACAGTACAAAGGTACGAAAGCGAAAAACTTATTTTGGCCCTCAATGATGGAGATATTAAGCTAGCAAAAACTCTTATTACCTTTGGATGGATAGATTTTTCACAAAATAATAATTATTACCCAACTATCTCTTATTTAATAAGCACATTGCGCAATGAAGAAATAGACAAAGCAATGCAAAAACGAGTCGGTACACAGAAAGCCAAAGAACTTATCTGTGCAATACAAAAAAAAGACATACAAAAGGCTGAGAAACTTATTAATCAGAATTGGATTGATTATTCAACTACAGACAAAAACAACAAAACATTTGCACAGCTGATATACGAATTAGATAATCCAAAAGTCACTATTGCTTTTATAATGAATGCACCAGATAAATTTACCAGCCCACTTATTATCAAAAATCAGAAAGACCTTGATGCTGATGCTATTAAAGCAGATCAAAATCATAATCAAAGAATAAAACATAGTGCTCCAGAAGAGATTAAATACCTCGATAAACTTAGGAACAACAAAACACAATAATTACGCTTTTTATTACAATAGCTTAAGACAACACTTCTTTTTTTCGTTACACTGTCAATACCAATGGAGTAACATGAATAGGGTATAACAGATGGATTTTAACCAATTTTTGCAAACACAATTAAACACAGAACAAAAAAAAGCAGTTGAACATAAAAGAGGACCTTTATTGGTTGTTGCTGGTGCAGGATCTGGTAAAACACGAGTGATCACTGCACGCATTACCCATCTGATTACCAATCATGGAATAAACCCTTCAGCAATTGTTGCACTTACATTTACCAATAAAGCAGCACAGGAAATGAAAGAGCGTATTCAACATTTTTTGGGTCATGAAACAAAAGAACTTCCATTTATTGGTACATTTCACTCATATTGCTTATTATTAATCAAAAAAAATCAGCACCTTCTGGATAGTCCATTTTTTTCCGTCATGGACGAAGATGATCGCACCAAGTTGATCAGCTCAATTTTAAAACGCAATAACTTACAAAAGCAAATCACACCCAAAAGCCTCGGTTACCAAATATCACATATAAAGAATCATATTATTGATCCTGATACACCGGCATTTTATCGTGATAATCGTATGATTGTAGATGTATATCATACATATGAGAAAGAAAAAAAACTCAGTAAATGTTTTGATTTTGATGATTTATTACTTGAGGGACTCAGGCTTTTTGAAAAAAACAATACGCATAATAAATATATAAATACGAGCTTTAAACAAGAATTCCATGAAACCGTTAAGCATATTTTAGTTGATGAATATCAAGATACGAATATAGTACAACATACACTTTTGAAACAAATGACAAAAGATGGAGACAAAATAGTTGCCGATTCTATATGTGTTGTTGGCGATGAAGATCAATCTATTTACTCATGGCGCGGTGCTACTGTAGCCAACATTATGAACTTTAAAAAAGATTTTCCAAATACTACCGTTATTACCATTGAGCAAAACTATCGTTCAGTTCAACCCATTTTAAGCATTGCCAACCAAGTAATTACTCATAACATGGAACGCAATCCAAAAAAATTATGGTCAAAAAAAACAGGAAATAATCGTGTTCGTGCCCTTTCCTGTTTATCTGAGTATCAAGAAGCACAAGCAATTGCACAATTACTGAAAATCATCATGCAACAAAAAAAACAAACATCTGTTGCAATACTTTATCGTACACACTTTCAATCGCGTGCAATAGAAGAAACACTTATCAAACAAAATATTCCCTACAAAATCATTGGTGGTATTAATTTCTATGAACGTAAAGAAATCAAGGATATCCTTGCTTATCTGCGCTTAGTAGTAAACCCATTCGATCGAACATCATTGTTTCGTATTATAAACACACCAACACGTGGCTTAGGCCCAGCAGTAGAAGAATTAATTCATGGTCACTGGAAAGATCAACCTTTTTTAAGTTTTAAAAACATCCTGACAAATCTTATTGAACAAAAGAACATTGTGGGAAAAAAAGCTGCTATTATACAACAATTTTTACTTTTTTTTCATGAAGTTGATATACAAACGGACCCATATAGAGCAATTGAGTATTTTATTATAAAAACACGCTATTTAACTTATTTAAAAGATTCGTATGACACGCAAGAAGCAACAATACGTATTGATAACGTTAATGAGTTATTAAACGCAATTAAGCACTTTACAACACAGGGCGTTAACACAATAGAACAACTTTTAGATCAAGTTGCTCTCATGCAGGAACATAAAACGAATCAAGAAAACGAAAAAAATCCAATACTCATGATGACACTACACGCAGCGAAAGGGTTAGAATTCGATACAGTGATTATCACTGGGCTAGAAGATGGTTTATTACCAAGCTCACGATCTTTGCAAGAAATGAGTAAAATTGAAGAAGAACGCCGTTTATTTTATGTAGGCATTACAAGAGCAAAAGAGCATTTACTTCTGACTCGAGCACGTTATCGGTATACCTACAGCAAGATGGTTGATCAATTTCCATCACGATTTTTAAAAGAAATACCATCAAACATTGTTAATGAACACGACATTTCGCAACAAAATGAAACACAACATCGTTTATTTTTTGCCGATTGGCTTGGTATACAGATAGATACGGCTCCAATATATACATTTAGTAGTAATACATCTTTTTCTCGTCAAAAAATGAAACCCAACAACTCAGTAATGCACGCAGCAAAAAAGTTCGAAGCTAATGCATTTGATGAACCATTCAAAAAAGCACAAGTAACGTTACATCAAGCTTCATCTTATAAGCAAGCGCATGCAAGTACAGATTTGCAAGAAGCTCATACTCTACAAAATGGCGGATGGAAAAAAAATCATCCAGTTAAACATCAGAAATTCGGCGTTGGTACAATACAAAGCATTGAAAAAAGATCAGATGCTGTTTATCTCACCGTTAACTTTAGAGTGGGAACAAAGAAAATATCATCAAAATTTGTACAAAAGGTTTAATGAGCTCTGATTACTCTGTTGGCAATATAGTACGAACTTGTTCGCGGCTTGCTGTGGCACCAATCGTTAATGGTGCAGCAAATGATTTACCTTGATACATCAGCGCATTTTCATCACGCATCATGCTGATAATATCAGCATCTTCATCAAGAATAACATCTGTACCAATAGTTTTACCATTCGGCAAACGTACTCCTTGCCCTGGCGTAATAAAATAACCATCTTTAGTTCGCACAACCATATACTCTTTTTCTTGAATTGTCGGATTATCTTTTACATATGGTCCCGACCATTTTTCAGGATAGGCCAAATTAGCGGTGCCAACCTCTGAACCAACAAAACCATCTTTTTTTATGGTCAAAAAATTTATCCAGTTTTGCTGATAATCAAAATCAATAATTTTGCAATCTCTATCTATTTTTTCCAAGATAGTCTTTAGTTGTGCAATTTCATTGATCATAATATCAGCAGTATGTATTGGCGCTCGATATAACAAACTAATAATAGCAATACCAATAAGCGCTAAAAAAACAAACACGATTAAGGTAGGAACAAGATAGCCATACAATATATTATTCTTCATCATCTCCCCACAGTGTACTGGTTTCATACATTATCAACAGCACTATGATAGTAAATATGTAAAGAATAACGCTACAGATCAAAAAAAATTAACTCAAAAATAATAAACAATCAATAATCAATTTTCACAGCTTTGCGAACGCCAGCCATCGTATCTTGTGCAACCTCACGAGCTCGTGCAGTACCATCAAGAAGTATCTGCATCACCCTCTGTGAATCTCTTGCAAATTCAGCTCTTCGTATGCGAATAGGATCAAGAAAATTATTGAGTACATCAATCAAGCGTTTTTTAAGTTTAACATCGCCAAGGCCACCCTTTTTATAGTGCTGTTTAAGTTTACAAATTTCTTCTTGATCTGGATCAAAAATATCAAGATAATCAAAAACAATATTACCTTCAATTTTACCAGGATCTTCCACGCGAATATGATCTGGATCAGTATACATTTGCATAACCTTTTGCGCGACAGTATCAGCATTATCACTCAAAAAAATTGCATTGCCTAATGATTTACTCATTTTCGCTTTACCGTCAACTCCCGGTAAACGTGCAATTTTTGGCACTAACGCTTCTGCCTCTACTAATACATCAGTATTATATGTTCTGTTAAATGCACGTACAATTTCGTTTGTCTGCTCAATCATAGGAATTTGGTCTGCACCAACAGGCACCAATGATCCTTTGACCACGGTAATATCTGCAACTTGATGTACTGGATACATCAAAAAACCTGCTGTTACTGTATCACCAACTCCCTTCTGTAAAATTTCTGTTTTTACTGTTGGATTACGGCGCAAACGATTCACTGTAACAAAGTTTAAATATAAAATAGTTAACTCAGCAATTTCTGGAATCATTGACTGAATAAAAATAGTCGATTTTGTAGGATCAATACCGACTGCCAAATAATCAAGCATAACCTGTAACACATTGTCTCTAACTTTTTGCGGATTATCAAAATTATCAGTCAATGCTTGTACATCTGCAACTAAAATATATTGTTTATACTCATTTTGTAGCTTTACACGATTTTCTAATGTACCAACATAATGTCCTAGATGCAGTTTTCCTGTTGGCCTATCTCCAGTTAAAACAATCTTTTCTATCATACCTTATTCCCAAAAATATTTTTTTATCTGAAATATTATAATGTAGAGTGTATACGCATTGCTACTTTTGATCAATCAATGCTACACTCGATATATACCAATGAAGTAAACAAGTAAAGATTAAAAATAGAAAGAGCTACATTAAGCCCTCTGTACAAACACAGCCAGTTTTTCTAGCATCAGTACTATTACAAAAAAGGATACGTGATGAACTGGTATTTTTTTGGATGGCGAGATACTATCGAGATTATTTTTTTTAGTTCAGTTTTCTACGGTTTCAGCCTATGGTTAAAAGCAGATCGCCAAAAAAATCTTTTGGGTTATTTTTATCTGTATTGCATGTGTGCATTTGGTGCACACTACCTACAATTAACAACCATAAGCACTTTTTTACTAATGACTGCGCCAGCCACCATTGCTCTGTTTATTACTTTGCACCAACAAGTATTACAACGTAATTTTATTACTCTAAAAAACATACGACCTGTAATGCACAACACTGGCAATTGGATAGAAACACTTATTCGCGGTTGCTTAGTTGCTATGAATAAAAATAACGATATTCTATGTATTATTGAACACACAGATAGCTTAGAAGATATAATTGATATTGGCGTTTTTTTAACAACGTATATACATGAGGATATTTTAGAGCTTTTCATAGAAAGCCCTGGATTTGACAAAGATAAATTCATAGTAGTTACCACAAGTGGCCAACTACGAGGTATAAACAGCGAGTTTTGCAAGATCATTAATAAAAAATGGATTAATGAAGAAATAAAAAAATTACCCACTTGGCAACAACAAGGACTTGGTTTAACAAACACAACAGATGCAATTGTTCTCAAATCACACGCCACTCATCATACATTTACTATCATTGTATCTAGCACTATATACACCCATGTCGATGCCCGCAATACCGTCAAATTACTAACTCAATACATTAGAAATAAAAAAATATATCACTACCAAGGAACCTACCATGGCACACACTATACTCAGTACACTCAGAAAGAACATCAGTCTTAAATTACTTTCATTTATCATTGGCTATTTTTTCTGGGCAATATTTAGCCAATCTCGTATGATTACAATATCAATTGATATTCCATTATCATTTTACAACGTTACTCAAAATATAAAAATAAGCGCACCAGAAACAATTAAAGCCACACTACATGGTAAGCGCATATATTTTGATACACTTGATATTTACGCGCTCGCCTTTCATATTAATGCAGAGAAGCTTCAGGAAGGTAAACACCTATTGCGCATCTTTGATAGTCAACTTTTTTTACCTGATGGTATTACCCTGGTAAACTATATGCCATCACCGCTTATGATACAAATAGACAAAAAAGAATCA
Coding sequences within:
- a CDS encoding glycosyltransferase family protein, which gives rise to MKKKVYLLLLLFLTAKLSCIVDNNTHWFDQGVNAFNNKDYQHALDLFKKTIHLTPYSINAYFNAGLCCMHLIRWKQAANYFKKAANQNTRHFNAHFYCARSLRNAKKIHEAIEMFTRAIALNPNDIDAQFELGVLYTQQYVYDKALDCYDAVLKIAPQCIDALRNAGHTARYKGDMRRAADYYKRGITLKPNQAHLQYGLGESLLALGDFKNGWDAFEHRWKRMPDKRKFSDKQWDGKTDLCGKKIVVRAEYGQGDSIQFIRYAQLLKKMGAIVIFETQHTLLDLLNTSPYIDKLIMVNENKPLNIEHDYQIPIMSLPHVFNTWSEHDIPNNVPYIWAQPELVDSWKQKIAHDTNFKIGICWQGSPYYEKFKSPLSRKAVPVKLFAELARIDGVSVYSLQKINGLEELKELSNNIVIHSYNDFDYSHGRFMDTAALIKNLDLVITVDTSVAHLAGALGAPTWVLLPYVADWRWMQHRSDCPWYPTMQLFRQIEPDNWQSVMNEIIITLVKEKLSNLKNSSSDSKANSQKLL
- a CDS encoding UvrD-helicase domain-containing protein; its protein translation is MDFNQFLQTQLNTEQKKAVEHKRGPLLVVAGAGSGKTRVITARITHLITNHGINPSAIVALTFTNKAAQEMKERIQHFLGHETKELPFIGTFHSYCLLLIKKNQHLLDSPFFSVMDEDDRTKLISSILKRNNLQKQITPKSLGYQISHIKNHIIDPDTPAFYRDNRMIVDVYHTYEKEKKLSKCFDFDDLLLEGLRLFEKNNTHNKYINTSFKQEFHETVKHILVDEYQDTNIVQHTLLKQMTKDGDKIVADSICVVGDEDQSIYSWRGATVANIMNFKKDFPNTTVITIEQNYRSVQPILSIANQVITHNMERNPKKLWSKKTGNNRVRALSCLSEYQEAQAIAQLLKIIMQQKKQTSVAILYRTHFQSRAIEETLIKQNIPYKIIGGINFYERKEIKDILAYLRLVVNPFDRTSLFRIINTPTRGLGPAVEELIHGHWKDQPFLSFKNILTNLIEQKNIVGKKAAIIQQFLLFFHEVDIQTDPYRAIEYFIIKTRYLTYLKDSYDTQEATIRIDNVNELLNAIKHFTTQGVNTIEQLLDQVALMQEHKTNQENEKNPILMMTLHAAKGLEFDTVIITGLEDGLLPSSRSLQEMSKIEEERRLFYVGITRAKEHLLLTRARYRYTYSKMVDQFPSRFLKEIPSNIVNEHDISQQNETQHRLFFADWLGIQIDTAPIYTFSSNTSFSRQKMKPNNSVMHAAKKFEANAFDEPFKKAQVTLHQASSYKQAHASTDLQEAHTLQNGGWKKNHPVKHQKFGVGTIQSIEKRSDAVYLTVNFRVGTKKISSKFVQKV
- the trpS gene encoding tryptophan--tRNA ligase, with amino-acid sequence MIEKIVLTGDRPTGKLHLGHYVGTLENRVKLQNEYKQYILVADVQALTDNFDNPQKVRDNVLQVMLDYLAVGIDPTKSTIFIQSMIPEIAELTILYLNFVTVNRLRRNPTVKTEILQKGVGDTVTAGFLMYPVHQVADITVVKGSLVPVGADQIPMIEQTNEIVRAFNRTYNTDVLVEAEALVPKIARLPGVDGKAKMSKSLGNAIFLSDNADTVAQKVMQMYTDPDHIRVEDPGKIEGNIVFDYLDIFDPDQEEICKLKQHYKKGGLGDVKLKKRLIDVLNNFLDPIRIRRAEFARDSQRVMQILLDGTARAREVAQDTMAGVRKAVKIDY